Proteins co-encoded in one Quercus robur chromosome 8, dhQueRobu3.1, whole genome shotgun sequence genomic window:
- the LOC126694903 gene encoding uncharacterized protein LOC126694903 isoform X2, giving the protein MGKWDLISSKSKSVIQNAPDLTTVKGWCLSSYGYGWAVVAKVDDVVRTKVIQSMQDEEASSEIGRIATNFAKSAAVLAREEGLKTITGLSLQLHTLSHVVRTKVIQSMQDEEARSEIGRIATNFAESAAVLACEEGLKTIPGQSLQLHILLQVVRTKVIQSMQDEEARSEISRIATNFAKSAAVLACEEGLKTIPGGTLFYKIVSQSLYNEKLYGGNDVETKALQAKISKMEEEITECKKLIERAKIHKPFDDFKLENISSSFESNVDEKTEDVIGDFMNFWMI; this is encoded by the exons ATGGGGAAATGGGACCTTATTTCCTCAAAAAGCAAATCGGTGATACAAAACGCACCTGATCTAACGACTGTGAAGGGGTGGTGTTTGAGCTCTTACGGTTACGGCTGGGCTGTTGTTGCCAAGGTTGATGACGTCGTTAGGACGAAGGTGATCCAGTCCATGCAAGATGAGGAAGCCAGTTCCGAGATCGGTCGGATTGCTACCAACTTTGCTAAAAGCGCTGCGGTTCTTGCTCGCGAGGAGGGCCTGAAAACCATCACAGGTCTGTCATTACAACTACATACACTATCACACGTCGTTAGGACGAAGGTGATCCAGTCCATGCAAGATGAAGAAGCCCGTTCCGAGATCGGTCGGATTGCCACCAACTTTGCCGAAAGCGCTGCGGTTCTTGCTTGCGAGGAGGGCCTCAAAACCATCCCAGGTCAATCATTACAACTACATATACTATTACAGGTCGTTAGGACAAAG GTGATCCAGTCCATGCAAGACGAGGAAGCCCGTTCCGAGATCAGTCGGATTGCCACCAACTTTGCTAAAAGCGCTGCGGTTCTTGCTTGCGAGGAGGGCCTCAAAACCATCCCAG GTGGGACGTTATTTTATAAGATTGTTTCGCAATCTCTCTATAATGAAAAGTTGTATGGGGGTAATGACGTGGAGACAAAGGCATTGCAAGCTAAGATAAGCAAAATGGAGGAAGAAATCACAGAATGCAAGAAATTAATTGAACGAGCAAAGATACATAAGCCTTTTGATGATTTCAAGCTAGAGAATATCTCTTCTTCCTTCGAATCAAATGTAGATGAAAAAACAGAGGATGTGATTGGAGACTTCATGAATTTTTGGATGATTTGA
- the LOC126694903 gene encoding uncharacterized protein LOC126694903 isoform X3 has product MGKWDLISSKSKSVIQNAPDLTTVKGWCLSSYGYGWAVVAKVDDVVRTKVIQSMQDEEASSEIGRIATNFAKSAAVLAREEGLKTITGLSLQLHTLSHVVRTKVIQSMQDEEARSEIGRIATNFAKSAAVLAREEGLKTITGLSLQLHTLSHVVRTKVIQSMQDEEARSEISRIATNFAKSAAVLACEEGLKTIPGGTLFYKIVSQSLYNEKLYGGNDVETKALQAKISKMEEEITECKKLIERAKIHKPFDDFKLENISSSFESNVDEKTEDVIGDFMNFWMI; this is encoded by the exons ATGGGGAAATGGGACCTTATTTCCTCAAAAAGCAAATCGGTGATACAAAACGCACCTGATCTAACGACTGTGAAGGGGTGGTGTTTGAGCTCTTACGGTTACGGCTGGGCTGTTGTTGCCAAGGTTGATGACGTCGTTAGGACGAAGGTGATCCAGTCCATGCAAGATGAGGAAGCCAGTTCCGAGATCGGTCGGATTGCTACCAACTTTGCTAAAAGCGCTGCGGTTCTTGCTCGCGAGGAGGGCCTGAAAACCATCACAGGTCTGTCATTACAACTACATACACTATCACACGTCGTTAGGACGAAG GTGATCCAGTCCATGCAAGACGAGGAAGCCCGTTCCGAGATCGGTCGGATTGCTACCAACTTTGCTAAAAGCGCTGCGGTTCTTGCTCGCGAGGAGGGCCTGAAAACCATCACAGGTCTGTCATTACAACTACATACACTATCACACGTCGTTAGGACGAAGGTGATCCAGTCCATGCAAGACGAGGAAGCCCGTTCCGAGATCAGTCGGATTGCCACCAACTTTGCTAAAAGCGCTGCGGTTCTTGCTTGCGAGGAGGGCCTCAAAACCATCCCAG GTGGGACGTTATTTTATAAGATTGTTTCGCAATCTCTCTATAATGAAAAGTTGTATGGGGGTAATGACGTGGAGACAAAGGCATTGCAAGCTAAGATAAGCAAAATGGAGGAAGAAATCACAGAATGCAAGAAATTAATTGAACGAGCAAAGATACATAAGCCTTTTGATGATTTCAAGCTAGAGAATATCTCTTCTTCCTTCGAATCAAATGTAGATGAAAAAACAGAGGATGTGATTGGAGACTTCATGAATTTTTGGATGATTTGA
- the LOC126694903 gene encoding uncharacterized protein LOC126694903 isoform X1, whose protein sequence is MGKWDLISSKSKSVIQNAPDLTTVKGWCLSSYGYGWAVVAKVDDVVRTKVIQSMQDEEASSEIGRIATNFAKSAAVLAREEGLKTITGLSLQLHTLSHVVRTKVIQSMQDEEARSEIGRIATNFAESAAVLACEEGLKTIPGQSLQLHILLQVVRTKVIQSMQDEEARSEIGRIATNFAKSAAVLAREEGLKTITGLSLQLHTLSHVVRTKVIQSMQDEEARSEISRIATNFAKSAAVLACEEGLKTIPGGTLFYKIVSQSLYNEKLYGGNDVETKALQAKISKMEEEITECKKLIERAKIHKPFDDFKLENISSSFESNVDEKTEDVIGDFMNFWMI, encoded by the exons ATGGGGAAATGGGACCTTATTTCCTCAAAAAGCAAATCGGTGATACAAAACGCACCTGATCTAACGACTGTGAAGGGGTGGTGTTTGAGCTCTTACGGTTACGGCTGGGCTGTTGTTGCCAAGGTTGATGACGTCGTTAGGACGAAGGTGATCCAGTCCATGCAAGATGAGGAAGCCAGTTCCGAGATCGGTCGGATTGCTACCAACTTTGCTAAAAGCGCTGCGGTTCTTGCTCGCGAGGAGGGCCTGAAAACCATCACAGGTCTGTCATTACAACTACATACACTATCACACGTCGTTAGGACGAAGGTGATCCAGTCCATGCAAGATGAAGAAGCCCGTTCCGAGATCGGTCGGATTGCCACCAACTTTGCCGAAAGCGCTGCGGTTCTTGCTTGCGAGGAGGGCCTCAAAACCATCCCAGGTCAATCATTACAACTACATATACTATTACAGGTCGTTAGGACAAAGGTGATCCAGTCCATGCAAGACGAGGAAGCCCGTTCCGAGATCGGTCGGATTGCTACCAACTTTGCTAAAAGCGCTGCGGTTCTTGCTCGCGAGGAGGGCCTGAAAACCATCACAGGTCTGTCATTACAACTACATACACTATCACACGTCGTTAGGACGAAGGTGATCCAGTCCATGCAAGACGAGGAAGCCCGTTCCGAGATCAGTCGGATTGCCACCAACTTTGCTAAAAGCGCTGCGGTTCTTGCTTGCGAGGAGGGCCTCAAAACCATCCCAG GTGGGACGTTATTTTATAAGATTGTTTCGCAATCTCTCTATAATGAAAAGTTGTATGGGGGTAATGACGTGGAGACAAAGGCATTGCAAGCTAAGATAAGCAAAATGGAGGAAGAAATCACAGAATGCAAGAAATTAATTGAACGAGCAAAGATACATAAGCCTTTTGATGATTTCAAGCTAGAGAATATCTCTTCTTCCTTCGAATCAAATGTAGATGAAAAAACAGAGGATGTGATTGGAGACTTCATGAATTTTTGGATGATTTGA
- the LOC126694903 gene encoding uncharacterized protein LOC126694903 isoform X4, giving the protein MGKWDLISSKSKSVIQNAPDLTTVKGWCLSSYGYGWAVVAKVDDVVRTKVIQSMQDEEARSEIGRIATNFAKSAAVLAREEGLKTITGLSLQLHTLSHVVRTKVIQSMQDEEARSEISRIATNFAKSAAVLACEEGLKTIPGGTLFYKIVSQSLYNEKLYGGNDVETKALQAKISKMEEEITECKKLIERAKIHKPFDDFKLENISSSFESNVDEKTEDVIGDFMNFWMI; this is encoded by the exons ATGGGGAAATGGGACCTTATTTCCTCAAAAAGCAAATCGGTGATACAAAACGCACCTGATCTAACGACTGTGAAGGGGTGGTGTTTGAGCTCTTACGGTTACGGCTGGGCTGTTGTTGCCAAGGTTGATGACGTCGTTAGGACGAAG GTGATCCAGTCCATGCAAGACGAGGAAGCCCGTTCCGAGATCGGTCGGATTGCTACCAACTTTGCTAAAAGCGCTGCGGTTCTTGCTCGCGAGGAGGGCCTGAAAACCATCACAGGTCTGTCATTACAACTACATACACTATCACACGTCGTTAGGACGAAGGTGATCCAGTCCATGCAAGACGAGGAAGCCCGTTCCGAGATCAGTCGGATTGCCACCAACTTTGCTAAAAGCGCTGCGGTTCTTGCTTGCGAGGAGGGCCTCAAAACCATCCCAG GTGGGACGTTATTTTATAAGATTGTTTCGCAATCTCTCTATAATGAAAAGTTGTATGGGGGTAATGACGTGGAGACAAAGGCATTGCAAGCTAAGATAAGCAAAATGGAGGAAGAAATCACAGAATGCAAGAAATTAATTGAACGAGCAAAGATACATAAGCCTTTTGATGATTTCAAGCTAGAGAATATCTCTTCTTCCTTCGAATCAAATGTAGATGAAAAAACAGAGGATGTGATTGGAGACTTCATGAATTTTTGGATGATTTGA
- the LOC126694903 gene encoding uncharacterized protein LOC126694903 isoform X5 has protein sequence MGKWDLISSKSKSVIQNAPDLTTVKGWCLSSYGYGWAVVAKVDDVVRTKVIQSMQDEEASSEIGRIATNFAKSAAVLAREEGLKTITGLSLQLHTLSHVVRTKVIQSMQDEEARSEIGRIATNFAESAAVLACEEGLKTIPGGTLFYKIVSQSLYNEKLYGGNDVETKALQAKISKMEEEITECKKLIERAKIHKPFDDFKLENISSSFESNVDEKTEDVIGDFMNFWMI, from the exons ATGGGGAAATGGGACCTTATTTCCTCAAAAAGCAAATCGGTGATACAAAACGCACCTGATCTAACGACTGTGAAGGGGTGGTGTTTGAGCTCTTACGGTTACGGCTGGGCTGTTGTTGCCAAGGTTGATGACGTCGTTAGGACGAAGGTGATCCAGTCCATGCAAGATGAGGAAGCCAGTTCCGAGATCGGTCGGATTGCTACCAACTTTGCTAAAAGCGCTGCGGTTCTTGCTCGCGAGGAGGGCCTGAAAACCATCACAGGTCTGTCATTACAACTACATACACTATCACACGTCGTTAGGACGAAGGTGATCCAGTCCATGCAAGATGAAGAAGCCCGTTCCGAGATCGGTCGGATTGCCACCAACTTTGCCGAAAGCGCTGCGGTTCTTGCTTGCGAGGAGGGCCTCAAAACCATCCCAG GTGGGACGTTATTTTATAAGATTGTTTCGCAATCTCTCTATAATGAAAAGTTGTATGGGGGTAATGACGTGGAGACAAAGGCATTGCAAGCTAAGATAAGCAAAATGGAGGAAGAAATCACAGAATGCAAGAAATTAATTGAACGAGCAAAGATACATAAGCCTTTTGATGATTTCAAGCTAGAGAATATCTCTTCTTCCTTCGAATCAAATGTAGATGAAAAAACAGAGGATGTGATTGGAGACTTCATGAATTTTTGGATGATTTGA